A single genomic interval of Carassius gibelio isolate Cgi1373 ecotype wild population from Czech Republic chromosome A22, carGib1.2-hapl.c, whole genome shotgun sequence harbors:
- the hps3 gene encoding Hermansky-Pudlak syndrome 3 protein isoform X2, translating to MVHVYNCHPFASQHIVSAEQEPGLVCCGGGALFVVSAGGCRIEAYELQREGCPLICRFSSMGSVLSIRHCAAGDYLVTIEEKNKATYLRAYTNWRYQAVEKTRVGVRLLGHLLRGSSFRGTPKEQMEIIEIPLFEPPLCMACCSLTGDLLVGCAKSLVVFSLKRQTLSEQLSVLDFERVLILHIQGWSPSQVAFCAGYIALQTELEVLVIKLTPRQKSSAAAEEHTLLPEDIMSETSIDEDAEMAKDGFSPLHAQEDFFLFPRHQEMLGNEAQECGISLVLEWTGMEAESQGDMSVVYVLFRRFAPDFFQGCSVEETHLHSLQLHPMFTGKREDASISKGREPTCMFVFFSLPNTGYMYSLKNTVELVSTYQYPEKTHQAVLSDHFLYIITRSALQCFTVRCSAVAARVDDPYIDTTMKACPPITMEVCALRIQLFIGLKLLCQDGNQIVLLTAADVDSKEDTERTARRNTSRKSSVCKPPEPSDSAHGWNLYVITSVSTLQLYREIVEYSKRYEQSSASSQSCVHLLSEGHLLLRTALLLQDCESAERAQLQQAFQESCAHLGDCFSRFEKKDCHLALPYYKMSGLTVTDVIKRNMSSVSNGYGKGFIFFLKHSLYEETMEELSKDMADKVLEIFSVAEPAQLPHVVSSPSMLNADPDRAVTHLRRLEASGAPSITLALCMASLALRKGDLHSYSQQMDRHAEMLQVYGFIEEPKLLLHGRGKAVLPTTLAQHLHHTHEGLLVAAVVALHENSKIRLEEADLFFQELCKDGVEADSSPQLLVDFWEALLVASSHDAIIQELLFRLTSVYIDRISRGDRSSVKALKTAEDLINSCSHYGVLCPWVSILTPVQFNITHHQEDLHKLQSLLCGPSLEVSSILPLLEQLSDSDPTGLSIHLLCATKLGQHETSINRLLDRCPEAIISYANHELQNHKLSLWWQKLFPEVCDRIRTGGKDNTVLLSALKETLVVAAKELNPLEFLDLLPDDGAAHFFLPHLLQCSQ from the exons ATGGTCCACGTCTATAACTGTCACCCGTTCGCGTCCCAGCACATCGTGTCGGCGGAGCAGGAGCCCGGGCTGGTGTGCTGCGGCGGCGGGGCGCTGTTCGTCGTGAGCGCCGGAGGCTGCAGGATCGAGGCGTACGAGCTGCAGCGGGAGGGATGTCCGCTCATCTGCCGCTTCAGCAGCATGGGCTCCGTGCTCAGCATCCGCCACTGCGCCGCGG GGGACTACCTGGTGACCATCGAGGAGAAGAACAAGGCCACATATCTGCGGGCCTACACTAACTGGAGGTACCAGGCTGTGGAGAAGACTCGTGTTGGGGTGCGTCTGCTGGGTCACCTCCTGCGGGGCTCGTCCTTCCGAGGGACTCCCAAAGAGCAGATGGAGATTATAGAGATCCCTCTGTTCGAGCCGCCGCTGTGTATGGCCTGCTGCAGTCTTACCG GTGATCTTCTGGTGGGCTGTGCCAAGAGTCTGGTGGTCTTCAGTCTGAAGCGTCAGACGCTGAGCGAGCAGCTCTCTGTGCTGGACTTCGAGAGGGTCCTGATTCTTCACATCCAGGGCTGGAGCCCGTCTCAGGTGGCCTTCTGTGCTGGATACATAGCGCTTCAGACAGAGCTGGAGGTGCTGGTGATAAAGCTCACCCCGCGGCAGAAGAGCAGCGCCGCTGCAGAGGAGCACACACTGCTGCCAGAAGATATCATGAGTGAAACCAGCATCGATGAAGACGCAG agATGGCAAAAGATGGATTCAGCCCGCTCCATGCACAAGAGGACTTCTTTCTGTTCCCGAGGCACCAGGAGATGCTGGGGAACGAAGCGCAGGAGTGTGGCATCTCTTTAGTCCTGGAGTGGACGGGTATGGAGGCAGAGAGCCAAGGGGACATGAGTGTGGTCTACGTCTTGTTCAG GCGGTTTGCGCCGGATTTCTTTCAAGGTTGCAGCGTTGAGGAGACACACTTGCATTCCTTGCAGCTCCACCCCATGTTTACTG GTAAACGGGAAGACGCCTCCATCTCCAAAGGACGGGAACCTActtgtatgtttgttttcttctcctTGCCGAACACTGGCTACATGTACAGCCTGAAGAACACAGTGGAGCTCGTGTCCACCTACCAGTACCCAGAAAAGACCCATCAGGCTGTGCTCAGTGACCACTTCCTCTACATCATCACCAG GAGTGCTCTCCAGTGTTTCACTGTCAGATGCAGCGCTGTGGCGGCTCGGGTTGATGACCCATACATCGACACCACCATGAAG GCCTGTCCTCCCATCACCATGGAAGTGTGTGCTCTGAGGATCCAGCTCTTCATCGGCCTGAAGCTTCTCTGTCAGGACGGAAATCAGATCGTTCTCCTGACAGCAGCAGATGTGGacagcaaagaggacacggagaggACAGCGCGCAGAaacac ATCCAGGAAGAGCTCTGTCTGCAAGCCTCCAGAGCCGTCTGACAGCGCTCACGGCTGGAACCTCTACGTCATCACGTCTGTGTCCACTCTGCAGCTCTACAGAGAAATA GTGGAGTACAGTAAGCGATACGAGCAGTCGAGCGCGTCGTCTCAGAGCTGTGTTCACCTGCTGAGCGAGGGTCACCTGCTGCTGAGGACGGCTCTGCTCCTGCAGGACTGTGAGTCTGCCGAGAGAGCACAGCTGCAGCAGGCCTTTCAGGAGAGCTGCGCTCACTTAGGAGACTGCTTCAGCAG GTTTGAGAAGAAGGACTGTCACTTGGCTCTTCCATACTATAAGATGTCAGGCCTCACTGTGACGGATGTTATCAAGAGGAACATGAGCAGCGTCTCAAATGGTTATGGCAAAGGATTCATCTTCTTCCTGAAGCATTCGCTCTATGAGGAAACCATGGAGGAGCTTAGCAAG GACATGGCTGATAAAGTCCTGGAGATCTTCAGTGTGGCTGAACCCGCTCAGCTTCCTCATGTGGTGAGCAGCCCGTCCATGCTGAACGCCGATCCTGACCGCGCCGTGACCCACCTGAGACGACTGGAGGCGTCCGGCGCCCCGTCCATCACCCTGGCCCTGTGTATGGCCTCGCTGGCCCTGCGCAAGGGGGACCTGCACAGCTACAGCCAGCAGATGGACCGCCACGCTGAG ATGCTGCAAGTGTACGGCTTCATAGAAGAGCCCAAACTGCTGCTGCACGGCCGGGGGAAGGCCGTGCTGCCCACCACACTGGCCCAGCACCTGCACCACACACACGAGGGGCTGCTGGTGGCGGCGGTCGTAGCGCTGCACGAGAACAGCAAGATCCGACTGGAGGAGGCCGATCTCTTCTTCCAG GAGCTGTGTAAGGACGGCGTGGAGGCTGACAGCAGTCCTCAGTTACTGGTGGATTTCTGGGAGGCTCTGTTAGTAGCGTCCTCTCATGACGCCATCATCCAGGAGCTGCTGTTTCGTCTCACATCCGTCTATATCGACCGGATCTCACGCGGGGATCGCTCCAGCGTCAAAGCCCTCAAAACCGCTGAGGATCTG ATAAACTCCTGCTCTCATTACGGGGTGTTGTGTCCGTGGGTGAGCATCCTGACACCTGTCCAGTTCAACATCACCCACCACCAGGAGGACCTGCACAAACTACAG TCTCTGCTGTGCGGCCCATCGCTGGAGGTCTCATCCATCCTGCCTCTGCTGGAGCAGCTGAGCGACTCTGACCCCACAGGTCTCAGCATACACCTGCTCTGTGCCACCAAACTGGGCCAGCACGAGACCTCCATCAACAGACTCCTAGACCGATGTCCAGAGGCCATCATCTCCTACGCCAACCATGAGCTGCAGAACCACAAACTG TCTCTGTGGTGGCAGAAGCTTTTCCCTGAGGTCTGTGACAGGATAAGGACAGGAGGAAAGGACAACACTGTCCTCCTCTCAGCACTCAAAG AAACTCTGGTTGTGGCGGCCAAGGAGCTGAACCCGCTGGAGTTCCTGGACTTGTTGCCCGATGATGGAGCGGCTCATTTCTTCCTGCCACATCTACTCCAGTGCAGCCAGTGA
- the hps3 gene encoding Hermansky-Pudlak syndrome 3 protein isoform X1: protein MVHVYNCHPFASQHIVSAEQEPGLVCCGGGALFVVSAGGCRIEAYELQREGCPLICRFSSMGSVLSIRHCAAGDYLVTIEEKNKATYLRAYTNWRYQAVEKTRVGVRLLGHLLRGSSFRGTPKEQMEIIEIPLFEPPLCMACCSLTGDLLVGCAKSLVVFSLKRQTLSEQLSVLDFERVLILHIQGWSPSQVAFCAGYIALQTELEVLVIKLTPRQKSSAAAEEHTLLPEDIMSETSIDEDAEMAKDGFSPLHAQEDFFLFPRHQEMLGNEAQECGISLVLEWTGMEAESQGDMSVVYVLFRRFAPDFFQGCSVEETHLHSLQLHPMFTGKREDASISKGREPTCMFVFFSLPNTGYMYSLKNTVELVSTYQYPEKTHQAVLSDHFLYIITRSALQCFTVRCSAVAARVDDPYIDTTMKACPPITMEVCALRIQLFIGLKLLCQDGNQIVLLTAADVDSKEDTERTARRNTESREHRALTGILVAVGLEPSSSPTLENLLSRSFLSRKSSVCKPPEPSDSAHGWNLYVITSVSTLQLYREIVEYSKRYEQSSASSQSCVHLLSEGHLLLRTALLLQDCESAERAQLQQAFQESCAHLGDCFSRFEKKDCHLALPYYKMSGLTVTDVIKRNMSSVSNGYGKGFIFFLKHSLYEETMEELSKDMADKVLEIFSVAEPAQLPHVVSSPSMLNADPDRAVTHLRRLEASGAPSITLALCMASLALRKGDLHSYSQQMDRHAEMLQVYGFIEEPKLLLHGRGKAVLPTTLAQHLHHTHEGLLVAAVVALHENSKIRLEEADLFFQELCKDGVEADSSPQLLVDFWEALLVASSHDAIIQELLFRLTSVYIDRISRGDRSSVKALKTAEDLINSCSHYGVLCPWVSILTPVQFNITHHQEDLHKLQSLLCGPSLEVSSILPLLEQLSDSDPTGLSIHLLCATKLGQHETSINRLLDRCPEAIISYANHELQNHKLSLWWQKLFPEVCDRIRTGGKDNTVLLSALKETLVVAAKELNPLEFLDLLPDDGAAHFFLPHLLQCSQ, encoded by the exons ATGGTCCACGTCTATAACTGTCACCCGTTCGCGTCCCAGCACATCGTGTCGGCGGAGCAGGAGCCCGGGCTGGTGTGCTGCGGCGGCGGGGCGCTGTTCGTCGTGAGCGCCGGAGGCTGCAGGATCGAGGCGTACGAGCTGCAGCGGGAGGGATGTCCGCTCATCTGCCGCTTCAGCAGCATGGGCTCCGTGCTCAGCATCCGCCACTGCGCCGCGG GGGACTACCTGGTGACCATCGAGGAGAAGAACAAGGCCACATATCTGCGGGCCTACACTAACTGGAGGTACCAGGCTGTGGAGAAGACTCGTGTTGGGGTGCGTCTGCTGGGTCACCTCCTGCGGGGCTCGTCCTTCCGAGGGACTCCCAAAGAGCAGATGGAGATTATAGAGATCCCTCTGTTCGAGCCGCCGCTGTGTATGGCCTGCTGCAGTCTTACCG GTGATCTTCTGGTGGGCTGTGCCAAGAGTCTGGTGGTCTTCAGTCTGAAGCGTCAGACGCTGAGCGAGCAGCTCTCTGTGCTGGACTTCGAGAGGGTCCTGATTCTTCACATCCAGGGCTGGAGCCCGTCTCAGGTGGCCTTCTGTGCTGGATACATAGCGCTTCAGACAGAGCTGGAGGTGCTGGTGATAAAGCTCACCCCGCGGCAGAAGAGCAGCGCCGCTGCAGAGGAGCACACACTGCTGCCAGAAGATATCATGAGTGAAACCAGCATCGATGAAGACGCAG agATGGCAAAAGATGGATTCAGCCCGCTCCATGCACAAGAGGACTTCTTTCTGTTCCCGAGGCACCAGGAGATGCTGGGGAACGAAGCGCAGGAGTGTGGCATCTCTTTAGTCCTGGAGTGGACGGGTATGGAGGCAGAGAGCCAAGGGGACATGAGTGTGGTCTACGTCTTGTTCAG GCGGTTTGCGCCGGATTTCTTTCAAGGTTGCAGCGTTGAGGAGACACACTTGCATTCCTTGCAGCTCCACCCCATGTTTACTG GTAAACGGGAAGACGCCTCCATCTCCAAAGGACGGGAACCTActtgtatgtttgttttcttctcctTGCCGAACACTGGCTACATGTACAGCCTGAAGAACACAGTGGAGCTCGTGTCCACCTACCAGTACCCAGAAAAGACCCATCAGGCTGTGCTCAGTGACCACTTCCTCTACATCATCACCAG GAGTGCTCTCCAGTGTTTCACTGTCAGATGCAGCGCTGTGGCGGCTCGGGTTGATGACCCATACATCGACACCACCATGAAG GCCTGTCCTCCCATCACCATGGAAGTGTGTGCTCTGAGGATCCAGCTCTTCATCGGCCTGAAGCTTCTCTGTCAGGACGGAAATCAGATCGTTCTCCTGACAGCAGCAGATGTGGacagcaaagaggacacggagaggACAGCGCGCAGAaacac TGAATCGAGGGAACACAGAGCCCTGACGGGCATTTTAGTAGCTGTAGGTCTAGAGCCGTCCTCATCGCCCACCCTGGAAAACCTTCTGTCCAGGTCCTTCCT ATCCAGGAAGAGCTCTGTCTGCAAGCCTCCAGAGCCGTCTGACAGCGCTCACGGCTGGAACCTCTACGTCATCACGTCTGTGTCCACTCTGCAGCTCTACAGAGAAATA GTGGAGTACAGTAAGCGATACGAGCAGTCGAGCGCGTCGTCTCAGAGCTGTGTTCACCTGCTGAGCGAGGGTCACCTGCTGCTGAGGACGGCTCTGCTCCTGCAGGACTGTGAGTCTGCCGAGAGAGCACAGCTGCAGCAGGCCTTTCAGGAGAGCTGCGCTCACTTAGGAGACTGCTTCAGCAG GTTTGAGAAGAAGGACTGTCACTTGGCTCTTCCATACTATAAGATGTCAGGCCTCACTGTGACGGATGTTATCAAGAGGAACATGAGCAGCGTCTCAAATGGTTATGGCAAAGGATTCATCTTCTTCCTGAAGCATTCGCTCTATGAGGAAACCATGGAGGAGCTTAGCAAG GACATGGCTGATAAAGTCCTGGAGATCTTCAGTGTGGCTGAACCCGCTCAGCTTCCTCATGTGGTGAGCAGCCCGTCCATGCTGAACGCCGATCCTGACCGCGCCGTGACCCACCTGAGACGACTGGAGGCGTCCGGCGCCCCGTCCATCACCCTGGCCCTGTGTATGGCCTCGCTGGCCCTGCGCAAGGGGGACCTGCACAGCTACAGCCAGCAGATGGACCGCCACGCTGAG ATGCTGCAAGTGTACGGCTTCATAGAAGAGCCCAAACTGCTGCTGCACGGCCGGGGGAAGGCCGTGCTGCCCACCACACTGGCCCAGCACCTGCACCACACACACGAGGGGCTGCTGGTGGCGGCGGTCGTAGCGCTGCACGAGAACAGCAAGATCCGACTGGAGGAGGCCGATCTCTTCTTCCAG GAGCTGTGTAAGGACGGCGTGGAGGCTGACAGCAGTCCTCAGTTACTGGTGGATTTCTGGGAGGCTCTGTTAGTAGCGTCCTCTCATGACGCCATCATCCAGGAGCTGCTGTTTCGTCTCACATCCGTCTATATCGACCGGATCTCACGCGGGGATCGCTCCAGCGTCAAAGCCCTCAAAACCGCTGAGGATCTG ATAAACTCCTGCTCTCATTACGGGGTGTTGTGTCCGTGGGTGAGCATCCTGACACCTGTCCAGTTCAACATCACCCACCACCAGGAGGACCTGCACAAACTACAG TCTCTGCTGTGCGGCCCATCGCTGGAGGTCTCATCCATCCTGCCTCTGCTGGAGCAGCTGAGCGACTCTGACCCCACAGGTCTCAGCATACACCTGCTCTGTGCCACCAAACTGGGCCAGCACGAGACCTCCATCAACAGACTCCTAGACCGATGTCCAGAGGCCATCATCTCCTACGCCAACCATGAGCTGCAGAACCACAAACTG TCTCTGTGGTGGCAGAAGCTTTTCCCTGAGGTCTGTGACAGGATAAGGACAGGAGGAAAGGACAACACTGTCCTCCTCTCAGCACTCAAAG AAACTCTGGTTGTGGCGGCCAAGGAGCTGAACCCGCTGGAGTTCCTGGACTTGTTGCCCGATGATGGAGCGGCTCATTTCTTCCTGCCACATCTACTCCAGTGCAGCCAGTGA